In Paenarthrobacter sp. GOM3, a single window of DNA contains:
- a CDS encoding PadR family transcriptional regulator, with protein MPKAAELTPLGVASLALLAEGPMHPYEMYQLLMARHEDRLVKVRPGTLYHSVGRLEENGLVEATGTEREGNRPERTTYRITDAGHQALDSRLQAMLSTPVNEYPLFPHAIAEAHHLPAQVVTELLEQRLVALHADLDFLVHAEGVVTGKGLDRKYWIDITYQQAMRRTEIAWIRGLLEELSSGQLPWDEPRPTPAELSNKPKESLGKRS; from the coding sequence ATGCCCAAAGCTGCAGAACTGACACCGCTTGGTGTGGCGTCGCTGGCACTTCTGGCGGAAGGGCCCATGCATCCGTACGAGATGTACCAACTGCTCATGGCCCGCCATGAAGACAGGTTGGTTAAGGTCCGTCCGGGTACGCTCTACCACTCGGTAGGACGTCTCGAAGAAAACGGACTCGTGGAGGCAACCGGAACCGAGCGGGAAGGTAACCGCCCCGAGCGGACGACGTATCGCATTACCGACGCAGGCCACCAAGCCCTGGACTCCCGGCTGCAGGCCATGCTGTCCACTCCCGTCAATGAATATCCGCTCTTTCCCCACGCCATCGCTGAAGCCCACCACCTGCCGGCGCAGGTGGTGACCGAATTGCTTGAGCAGCGCTTGGTGGCGCTCCATGCCGACCTCGACTTCCTGGTGCATGCCGAGGGCGTCGTGACTGGCAAAGGACTGGATCGTAAGTACTGGATTGATATCACCTACCAACAGGCCATGCGCCGAACGGAGATCGCGTGGATCCGCGGCCTCCTCGAGGAGTTGAGCAGCGGGCAACTGCCCTGGGACGAACCCCGGCCAACTCCTGCCGAACTTTCAAACAAGCCAAAGGAATCCCTTGGAAAACGTAGCTAA
- a CDS encoding ATP-dependent 6-phosphofructokinase, with product MKIGILTSGGDCPGLNAVIRGAVLKGIAIHGQEFVGFRDGWRGVVEGDVIDIPRTMVRGIAKQGGTILGTSRTNPFENGGGPDVIKAHMERLGIDAIIAIGGEGTLAAAKRLTDAGLKIVGVPKTVDNDLDATDYTFGFDTAVQIATEAIDRLRTTGESHHRCMIAEVMGRHVGWIALHAGMAAGAHAILIPEQKASIEEITEWVQEAHDRGRAPLVVVAEGFVPDHMESPHSERGLDTFGRPRLGGIADQLAPEIEARTGIETRATILGHIQRGGVPTAYDRVLATRLGMAAIDSVVEGRWGTMVALKGTDISHVGFEEALGKLKTVPQHRYDEASVLFG from the coding sequence ATGAAAATTGGCATTCTTACCAGCGGTGGCGACTGCCCCGGCCTCAACGCAGTGATCCGTGGAGCAGTCCTCAAAGGCATCGCCATCCACGGCCAGGAGTTTGTGGGCTTCCGTGACGGCTGGCGCGGAGTCGTTGAAGGTGATGTCATCGACATCCCCCGCACCATGGTCCGCGGTATCGCCAAGCAGGGCGGAACCATCCTGGGCACCTCCCGGACCAATCCTTTCGAAAACGGCGGCGGCCCGGACGTCATCAAGGCGCACATGGAGCGCCTTGGCATTGACGCCATCATCGCGATCGGCGGCGAGGGAACCCTGGCTGCTGCCAAGCGGCTCACGGATGCCGGACTGAAAATTGTTGGGGTCCCCAAGACAGTGGACAACGACCTCGATGCCACTGACTACACCTTCGGTTTCGACACCGCCGTCCAGATTGCCACTGAGGCCATCGACCGGCTGCGCACCACCGGTGAATCCCATCACCGCTGCATGATCGCCGAGGTCATGGGCCGCCACGTCGGCTGGATCGCTTTGCATGCCGGCATGGCGGCCGGCGCGCACGCCATCTTGATCCCGGAGCAGAAGGCAAGCATCGAAGAGATCACCGAATGGGTCCAGGAGGCCCACGACCGCGGCCGTGCGCCGCTGGTGGTTGTGGCCGAAGGCTTCGTGCCGGACCACATGGAATCCCCACACTCCGAGCGCGGCCTGGACACGTTTGGCCGTCCGCGGCTTGGCGGCATCGCCGATCAGCTGGCACCCGAGATTGAGGCCCGCACCGGCATCGAGACCCGCGCCACCATCCTGGGCCACATCCAGCGCGGCGGCGTCCCCACCGCCTACGACCGCGTCCTGGCGACTCGCCTGGGCATGGCCGCAATCGACTCCGTGGTGGAAGGCCGCTGGGGCACCATGGTGGCCCTTAAGGGTACGGACATCTCCCACGTAGGTTTCGAGGAAGCCCTGGGCAAGCTTAAGACAGTGCCGCAGCACCGCTACGACGAAGCGTCGGTGCTGTTCGGCTAG
- a CDS encoding ATP-binding protein, which yields MTTAVQRPALVRSSDRMIAGVCSGLADHLGWPVKYVRLGMILACFAGGAGVAFYAWLWTMVPTADESAKRNARRPASPIAPAVSLPGPAVGPTAAYDAGLPPAVPGKPSLGGAAAPAGPAAGGSASPAGTPSGFGAAPADDRWGGTALASWFSFRRIQYGKEILLGAALLLVAAILIARQFGVDVPLGTLIPAAAILGGAAIAWMQLDETRRAGLVDKTKADQAGGWVRLAAGLALVVAGVLVMVSGSGSWEQTWLALLASVAVLGGVALVLLPWGLKFWKDLETERAGRVRETERAEIAAHLHDSVLQTLALIQRRAGSEQDVVRLARAQERELRAWLFSDAAKESGLLADRIKSVAAEVEDSHGQAVEVVTVGDTEMTDRHEALVQAAREAMLNAARHGGGTVSVYMESTAGSTEIFIKDRGPGFDPDAVPEDRLGVKESIIGRMKRHGGTAVITSSKEGTEVRLALPSATVDAGEQRTNDVRNGESKQ from the coding sequence ATGACAACCGCTGTACAACGCCCCGCGCTGGTCCGCAGCAGCGACCGCATGATCGCGGGCGTTTGCAGTGGCCTGGCCGACCACCTGGGCTGGCCTGTCAAATATGTGCGGCTCGGCATGATTTTGGCTTGCTTCGCGGGTGGGGCGGGCGTGGCTTTCTACGCGTGGCTGTGGACCATGGTTCCCACCGCGGATGAGAGCGCCAAGCGCAACGCCCGCCGACCGGCGTCGCCTATTGCTCCGGCGGTAAGCCTGCCGGGACCCGCCGTCGGCCCCACTGCAGCGTACGACGCCGGACTGCCGCCAGCCGTGCCCGGCAAGCCTTCTTTGGGTGGAGCCGCAGCCCCTGCCGGACCAGCGGCCGGAGGTTCGGCCAGCCCGGCGGGAACCCCCTCCGGCTTCGGCGCCGCCCCAGCTGACGACAGGTGGGGCGGCACCGCCTTGGCATCGTGGTTCTCCTTCCGCCGGATCCAGTACGGCAAGGAGATCCTGTTGGGCGCGGCCTTGCTCCTGGTAGCGGCCATCCTGATTGCGCGCCAATTCGGCGTGGACGTCCCGTTGGGGACGCTCATTCCGGCTGCGGCCATCCTGGGTGGTGCGGCAATCGCCTGGATGCAGTTGGACGAGACCCGCAGGGCCGGCCTGGTGGACAAGACGAAAGCCGACCAAGCCGGCGGTTGGGTCCGCTTGGCAGCAGGCCTGGCGCTGGTGGTGGCTGGTGTCCTGGTGATGGTGTCCGGTTCGGGTTCGTGGGAGCAAACCTGGTTGGCGCTGCTGGCATCCGTGGCTGTTTTGGGCGGGGTGGCCTTGGTGCTCCTGCCGTGGGGCCTGAAGTTTTGGAAGGACCTGGAGACTGAACGGGCCGGACGGGTACGCGAGACGGAGCGGGCCGAGATCGCCGCGCATCTGCACGACTCTGTCCTCCAGACGCTGGCCCTGATCCAACGCCGGGCCGGTTCCGAACAGGACGTGGTTCGACTGGCAAGGGCGCAGGAACGCGAACTCCGCGCCTGGCTCTTCAGCGATGCCGCCAAGGAATCCGGCCTCCTCGCTGACCGTATTAAATCCGTGGCGGCCGAGGTGGAAGATTCCCACGGCCAAGCGGTCGAAGTGGTAACCGTGGGCGATACCGAGATGACGGACCGGCACGAGGCCCTGGTGCAGGCTGCCAGGGAAGCCATGCTCAACGCTGCAAGGCATGGTGGCGGAACGGTATCGGTGTACATGGAAAGTACGGCGGGCAGTACGGAGATCTTCATTAAGGATCGCGGCCCAGGCTTCGACCCCGATGCTGTCCCGGAAGACAGGCTGGGCGTCAAGGAATCGATCATCGGACGCATGAAGCGGCATGGCGGTACTGCGGTGATCACCAGCAGCAAGGAGGGAACGGAAGTCCGCTTGGCGCTCCCTTCAGCAACCGTGGATGCCGGGGAACAACGGACCAATGATGTTCGGAACGGAGAATCGAAGCAATGA
- a CDS encoding GNAT family N-acetyltransferase, which produces MTLEPTSAAIIQLAWARHLGLDDDAFATAAARLASAGADPGDPADRITRVDDSARAVVFLRLFGVSALVGPQWALDAAAGVPDTDLAQHVTLLTLTRSHGGHGLGSSALFFADDLPLQQPSDDLMVSPGNPEAILLEGLCPPDDVNEVGLQGLEHRFTIMHPEEEQSAPVACGAYSEWEGILADMGVLVAPPWRRRGLGTLAASIAAHEALAAGLTLQWKADVSNTGALAMARHLGFATGGLHASVRLG; this is translated from the coding sequence ATGACATTAGAGCCCACGTCCGCTGCCATTATCCAGCTGGCGTGGGCTCGCCATTTGGGGCTCGACGACGACGCTTTCGCCACCGCCGCTGCCCGGCTCGCCTCAGCCGGGGCTGACCCTGGCGATCCTGCCGACAGAATCACCCGCGTGGACGATTCTGCGCGGGCCGTGGTCTTCCTGCGGCTCTTCGGAGTGTCGGCCCTGGTGGGACCGCAATGGGCGCTGGATGCAGCCGCGGGAGTCCCGGACACGGACCTTGCCCAGCATGTGACGTTGTTGACCCTGACCCGTTCACACGGCGGACACGGCCTGGGATCCTCTGCTTTGTTCTTCGCCGACGACCTGCCGCTCCAACAGCCCTCGGACGACCTCATGGTCTCCCCCGGCAACCCCGAAGCCATCCTCCTCGAAGGGCTGTGTCCTCCGGATGACGTCAACGAGGTTGGGCTCCAGGGGCTTGAACACCGCTTCACCATCATGCATCCGGAGGAGGAGCAATCCGCGCCTGTGGCCTGTGGAGCCTACTCCGAGTGGGAGGGGATACTGGCCGACATGGGTGTGCTGGTTGCGCCTCCGTGGCGCCGCCGCGGCCTGGGAACGCTGGCTGCTTCCATCGCCGCCCACGAAGCCCTCGCTGCTGGCCTCACGCTCCAATGGAAGGCCGATGTCAGCAACACCGGAGCACTTGCGATGGCCCGCCACCTCGGCTTCGCCACGGGCGGGCTCCACGCAAGCGTCCGACTCGGCTGA
- a CDS encoding PspC domain-containing protein produces MNANSMNPEEPGTPGTAGPSGSSAYTGAPAGSGPEGGKDAPISGDPAPAQQNFFDWIRSQGVRRGPDRWIGGVASGVAHRLGIDPLIVRGIFIVLALFAGVGVLLYGVAWALLPEPDGRIHVQEAAAGRWSGGMTGALITTIIGLPGLGRGFWGWGWDGLPGLFWTLFWMGGVFYLIYFLVQRNKASKGTPPVGQQNYATAPGSSPAYGTPTAYGATTATGTNTGLPVYGAAPAGTKHHGRPNPSGSYSSGPVPPSGPFGPSDPRPPYGPTPPQGWQPKPAAPKRKGPGPAIVAVSAGAALLAGGTLKALDAGNVIELGNSANAVVWATGAAVLGLGILVAGLRGRTSGFLGFLAVVALIIGGIFNLAPRNGDRFSFHDVNWAPTSLEQARLGINVTGAQGRLDLSDMTLQAPLISQVVVPVDATASNVTVIIPDNVPVEVKADMTFGNLNERGSDRGGRLQDDTTLYNTEKPGANLVVEIDGTFSNVTIQEGN; encoded by the coding sequence ATGAACGCGAACAGCATGAACCCAGAGGAACCCGGAACGCCTGGCACTGCCGGCCCATCCGGCTCCAGTGCCTACACCGGTGCTCCTGCGGGCTCTGGTCCTGAGGGCGGCAAGGACGCTCCGATCAGTGGGGACCCTGCCCCTGCCCAGCAGAACTTCTTCGACTGGATCCGCAGCCAGGGTGTCCGCCGTGGACCGGACCGGTGGATCGGCGGCGTCGCGAGTGGCGTAGCCCACCGGTTAGGTATCGACCCCCTGATCGTTCGGGGCATCTTCATCGTCCTGGCACTCTTTGCCGGCGTGGGCGTGCTCCTCTACGGTGTCGCCTGGGCACTCCTGCCCGAGCCTGACGGCCGGATCCACGTACAGGAAGCTGCTGCGGGCCGCTGGTCCGGAGGCATGACCGGCGCACTGATCACTACCATCATTGGCCTGCCGGGACTTGGCCGCGGTTTCTGGGGCTGGGGATGGGATGGATTGCCCGGCCTGTTCTGGACCCTGTTCTGGATGGGTGGCGTCTTCTACCTCATCTACTTCCTGGTCCAACGCAACAAGGCTTCGAAGGGAACCCCGCCCGTGGGACAGCAAAACTACGCCACCGCTCCGGGCAGTTCGCCGGCCTATGGAACGCCAACCGCCTACGGCGCCACCACGGCGACGGGCACCAACACCGGCCTTCCTGTTTATGGCGCAGCCCCAGCCGGGACCAAGCACCACGGCCGCCCCAATCCGTCCGGCAGCTACAGTTCAGGCCCGGTTCCTCCATCGGGTCCGTTCGGACCTTCCGATCCGCGTCCTCCCTACGGACCCACGCCTCCACAGGGCTGGCAGCCAAAACCGGCTGCCCCGAAGCGCAAAGGACCCGGGCCCGCGATTGTCGCAGTCTCTGCCGGTGCCGCGCTGCTGGCCGGCGGAACGTTGAAGGCGCTCGACGCCGGCAACGTCATTGAGCTGGGCAACTCCGCTAACGCCGTGGTGTGGGCTACCGGGGCTGCGGTCCTTGGCCTCGGCATTCTGGTGGCAGGTCTCCGTGGACGAACGTCCGGATTCCTCGGATTCCTCGCGGTCGTGGCGCTTATCATCGGCGGAATCTTCAATCTGGCTCCCAGGAACGGGGACCGTTTCAGCTTCCACGACGTGAACTGGGCACCCACCAGCCTGGAGCAGGCGCGCCTGGGCATCAATGTCACGGGAGCCCAAGGCCGGTTGGATTTGAGTGACATGACGCTGCAGGCGCCCTTGATCTCCCAAGTCGTAGTCCCAGTGGACGCCACCGCCAGCAACGTCACCGTCATCATCCCGGACAACGTGCCCGTGGAAGTCAAGGCGGACATGACCTTCGGCAACCTCAACGAACGTGGCTCGGACCGCGGTGGCCGCCTCCAGGACGACACCACCCTCTACAACACGGAAAAGCCCGGCGCCAACCTCGTGGTGGAAATCGACGGCACGTTCAGCAACGTGACCATCCAGGAAGGAAACTGA
- a CDS encoding DHA2 family efflux MFS transporter permease subunit codes for MENVAKPWPALWSLVVGFFMILIDTTIVSVANPRIMEGLNTDINAVIWVTSAYLLAYAVPLLITGRLGDRFGPKNLYLIGLVVFTLASLWCGLSGDVTMLIAARAVQGLGAAMMTPQTMAVITRIFPPDRRGAAMGLWGATAGMAVLVGPILGGVLVDSLGWEWIFFVNVPIGLVAFILVTRFVPKLTTHSHTFDVVGVLLSAVGMFLLVFGIQEGQTYKWGTVSGFISVWGLIITGLVVLVLFVTWQWLLERRGGEPLLPLGLFKDRNFSLGNTTIMAVGFTVTAFPLPTIFYYQTVRGLTPTQSALLMIPMAVISGALAPFVGKLIDRANPRWFAAFGLVCLSGALFWTASLLGPDTPIWMFLLPSALQGVANGFIWGPVSNATTRNLEPRQAGAGSGVFNTTRQIGAVLGSAAIAALIQSRLAAELPAAPAGAPVGEASMGGVLPEALHAGFSTAMSQSILLPAFAILLGAVIALFFGKPKSVSGWGGKAPAQTEEASAELQR; via the coding sequence TTGGAAAACGTAGCTAAGCCGTGGCCCGCGCTGTGGTCACTCGTCGTAGGGTTCTTCATGATCCTCATCGACACCACCATCGTGTCGGTCGCGAATCCGCGCATCATGGAGGGCCTCAATACCGACATCAACGCCGTCATCTGGGTCACCAGCGCCTACTTGCTGGCCTATGCGGTGCCCCTGCTGATCACTGGCAGGTTGGGTGACCGTTTCGGTCCCAAGAACCTCTACCTGATTGGCCTGGTGGTCTTCACCCTTGCTTCCCTGTGGTGTGGCCTCTCCGGCGATGTCACCATGCTGATCGCCGCCCGCGCGGTCCAGGGCCTGGGTGCTGCCATGATGACACCCCAGACCATGGCCGTGATCACCCGTATCTTCCCGCCGGACCGTCGGGGTGCTGCCATGGGCCTGTGGGGCGCTACCGCAGGCATGGCAGTCCTTGTCGGCCCCATCCTCGGCGGTGTCCTGGTGGACAGCCTGGGTTGGGAGTGGATCTTCTTCGTCAACGTTCCTATCGGACTGGTCGCGTTCATCCTGGTAACCCGGTTCGTGCCGAAACTGACCACGCACAGCCACACGTTCGACGTCGTCGGTGTGCTGCTTTCCGCCGTCGGCATGTTCCTGCTGGTCTTCGGCATCCAGGAGGGCCAAACCTACAAGTGGGGAACCGTTTCCGGTTTCATCTCGGTGTGGGGACTCATCATCACAGGCCTGGTTGTGCTGGTCCTCTTTGTCACCTGGCAGTGGCTCCTTGAGCGCCGCGGCGGTGAGCCGTTGCTTCCGCTGGGCCTGTTCAAGGACCGGAATTTCTCGCTTGGCAACACCACCATCATGGCCGTTGGCTTCACCGTGACGGCATTTCCGTTGCCCACCATTTTCTATTACCAGACGGTTCGCGGCCTGACTCCTACACAGTCGGCGCTCCTCATGATCCCCATGGCCGTGATCTCAGGCGCCTTGGCGCCGTTCGTGGGCAAGCTGATCGACCGGGCGAATCCGCGTTGGTTCGCAGCCTTCGGCCTGGTGTGCTTGTCGGGTGCACTGTTCTGGACAGCCTCCCTGCTGGGACCTGATACCCCCATTTGGATGTTCCTTTTGCCGAGCGCTTTGCAGGGTGTTGCCAATGGCTTCATCTGGGGCCCTGTGTCCAACGCCACCACACGCAACCTGGAACCGCGGCAGGCGGGCGCTGGTTCGGGTGTCTTCAACACCACGCGCCAGATCGGTGCCGTACTGGGTTCGGCCGCCATCGCTGCCTTGATCCAATCCCGCCTGGCCGCGGAGCTGCCGGCAGCTCCGGCCGGTGCTCCGGTTGGTGAAGCGTCCATGGGCGGTGTCCTGCCGGAAGCCCTTCACGCGGGATTCTCGACGGCGATGAGCCAGTCCATCCTGCTGCCCGCCTTTGCCATCCTGCTGGGCGCTGTCATAGCACTGTTCTTTGGGAAGCCGAAGTCAGTTTCTGGCTGGGGTGGCAAGGCTCCGGCGCAAACTGAGGAAGCAAGCGCCGAACTCCAGCGCTAG
- the secE gene encoding preprotein translocase subunit SecE, with protein sequence MSEDQVTETAASSSKGRPAKKADRGFFARIALFVRQVIGELKKVVAPTRKELINYTLVVLVFVVIMMVIVSLLDLAFGTGASWVFGGTGAGDR encoded by the coding sequence GTGAGTGAGGACCAGGTGACCGAAACAGCTGCCAGCAGCTCGAAGGGCCGTCCCGCAAAGAAAGCCGATCGCGGCTTCTTCGCCCGTATTGCACTCTTCGTCCGCCAGGTCATTGGGGAACTGAAGAAGGTCGTTGCACCCACCCGCAAGGAACTGATCAACTACACGCTCGTGGTGCTGGTGTTCGTGGTCATCATGATGGTCATCGTCAGCCTGCTGGATCTCGCCTTCGGGACGGGAGCCAGTTGGGTCTTCGGTGGAACCGGGGCTGGGGACCGCTAA
- a CDS encoding PspC domain-containing protein, which translates to MDKFFSIVRGFGLKRGPQRWLGGVCGGIAAKLNVDVAYVRVAFLLFCLLPGPAFVVYILAWLILPDQHSKIALESFISQRSR; encoded by the coding sequence ATGGACAAGTTCTTCAGCATCGTCAGGGGCTTCGGCCTGAAGCGTGGGCCACAACGTTGGCTGGGCGGCGTCTGCGGAGGGATCGCAGCCAAGCTCAACGTGGACGTAGCGTACGTCCGGGTCGCCTTCCTGCTCTTCTGCCTGCTCCCCGGGCCGGCCTTCGTGGTCTACATTCTGGCCTGGCTCATCCTGCCGGACCAGCACAGCAAGATCGCCCTCGAATCCTTCATCAGCCAACGTTCCCGGTAG
- a CDS encoding LuxR C-terminal-related transcriptional regulator, translated as MNTNPDSGAGRRVRVVIVDDHTIFRSGLKADLDERMDVVGEAGTVEQAIAVIAENRPEVVLLDVHLPGGLGGGGREVIAGSNALLGTTSFLALSVSDAAEDVVSVIRAGARGYVTKTISGKEISDAVIRVADGDAVFSPRLAGFVLDAFGTAPADIADDELDKLSARELEVMRLIARGYSYKEVAKELFISIKTVETHVSAVLRKLQLSSRHELTKWAAERRLL; from the coding sequence ATGAATACCAACCCTGACAGTGGTGCGGGACGCAGGGTGCGGGTGGTGATCGTGGATGACCACACCATCTTCCGCTCCGGGCTCAAAGCCGACCTCGATGAACGCATGGACGTGGTGGGGGAAGCTGGCACCGTGGAACAGGCCATCGCCGTGATCGCGGAGAATCGCCCGGAGGTGGTGCTCCTTGACGTCCACCTCCCGGGCGGGCTGGGTGGCGGCGGACGTGAAGTCATTGCCGGTTCGAACGCCCTCCTGGGTACCACCAGTTTCCTGGCCCTCAGCGTCTCCGACGCAGCCGAGGACGTGGTCTCCGTGATCCGCGCCGGCGCCCGTGGCTACGTTACCAAGACCATTTCCGGCAAGGAGATTTCCGATGCCGTGATCCGGGTGGCCGACGGCGATGCCGTGTTCTCGCCGCGGCTTGCAGGCTTTGTGCTCGATGCCTTTGGGACCGCGCCGGCGGACATCGCGGATGACGAACTGGACAAGCTTTCGGCCCGCGAACTCGAAGTCATGAGGCTGATCGCCCGCGGTTACAGCTACAAGGAAGTGGCCAAGGAACTCTTCATCTCCATCAAGACCGTGGAAACGCACGTGTCCGCGGTCCTGAGGAAGCTGCAGCTCTCCAGCCGGCACGAGCTCACGAAATGGGCGGCCGAGCGCCGCCTCCTCTGA
- a CDS encoding pyridoxal phosphate-dependent aminotransferase translates to MSAGTTAARISQRISAIAESATLAVDAKAKALKAAGRPVIGFGAGEPDFPTPDYIVQAAIEAASQPKYHRYSPAGGLPELKKAIAEKTLRDSGYKVDPSQVLVTNGGKQAVYNTFATLVDPGDEVIIPTPFWTTYPEAIRLAGGVPVEVFAGPEQGYLVTVEQLEAALTDKTKILLFVSPSNPTGAVYSPEQVAEIGKWAAAKGLWVVTDEIYEHLTYDGVEFTSIATAAPELGDKVVILNGVAKTYAMTGWRVGWMIGPADVIKAATNLQSHATSNVSNIMQVAAAAALTGPLTAVDEMKVAFDRRRKAIVAGLNAIEGVECPTPTGAFYVYADVRGLLGKEFETSNGPVRPETSAELATLILDEVEVAVVPGEAFGPSGYVRLSYALGDEDLAEGVRRIQEFLGKAK, encoded by the coding sequence ATGTCAGCCGGAACAACTGCCGCCCGCATTTCACAGCGAATCTCCGCCATTGCCGAGTCCGCCACCCTTGCCGTTGATGCCAAGGCCAAGGCATTGAAGGCCGCGGGGCGCCCCGTGATTGGGTTCGGCGCCGGTGAACCCGATTTCCCCACCCCGGACTACATCGTCCAGGCAGCCATTGAAGCGGCCAGCCAGCCGAAATACCACCGCTACTCCCCCGCCGGCGGCCTTCCTGAGCTGAAGAAGGCCATTGCCGAAAAGACCCTGCGGGACTCCGGCTACAAGGTTGATCCTTCCCAGGTCCTGGTGACCAACGGTGGCAAGCAGGCTGTGTACAACACCTTCGCAACCCTGGTGGACCCGGGCGACGAAGTCATCATCCCCACCCCGTTCTGGACTACCTACCCGGAAGCCATCCGCCTCGCAGGCGGCGTGCCTGTGGAAGTTTTTGCCGGCCCCGAACAGGGCTACCTGGTGACGGTTGAGCAGCTGGAAGCGGCCCTCACGGACAAGACCAAGATCCTGCTGTTCGTTTCTCCGTCCAACCCCACCGGCGCTGTCTACAGCCCGGAACAGGTTGCAGAGATCGGCAAGTGGGCTGCGGCCAAGGGCCTGTGGGTCGTCACGGACGAAATCTACGAGCACCTCACCTACGACGGCGTCGAGTTCACTTCCATAGCCACTGCCGCGCCGGAACTGGGCGACAAAGTTGTCATCCTCAACGGCGTCGCAAAGACCTACGCCATGACCGGATGGCGCGTCGGCTGGATGATCGGCCCGGCAGATGTCATCAAGGCAGCTACCAACCTTCAGTCGCACGCCACCTCGAACGTTTCGAACATCATGCAGGTGGCAGCGGCCGCTGCCCTCACGGGCCCGCTGACCGCCGTCGACGAAATGAAGGTTGCCTTCGACCGCCGCCGCAAGGCGATCGTTGCCGGCCTGAACGCCATCGAAGGCGTTGAATGCCCGACGCCGACAGGCGCCTTCTACGTCTACGCTGACGTCCGTGGCCTGCTGGGTAAGGAATTCGAGACGTCCAACGGCCCTGTCCGCCCGGAAACCTCAGCTGAACTCGCCACGCTCATCCTCGACGAAGTTGAAGTTGCCGTAGTTCCCGGCGAGGCTTTCGGCCCCTCCGGCTACGTGCGCCTGTCCTACGCACTCGGAGACGAAGACCTCGCCGAGGGCGTCCGCCGCATCCAGGAGTTCCTGGGTAAGGCCAAATAG